The genomic stretch CCTCACGCCTGAGCCGTGCACCCGCTGCGCGGCCGCAGGCGGCCGGCCTGTCGGCCCTTCCGGTCGGCCTCAAACCCGAATGAGATGAGCCATGGACATCCTGTTTTTGTTGGTGCCGCTGTCGGTGGTGCTGGTGCTGGCGCTGCTCGCCTTGTTCGCCTGGGCCCTGTTCGGCGGGCAGTTCGACAACGTGGAGCGTGAAGGAGAGCGCATTTTGTGGGACGACGCTCGCGCCGATCCGACCTCGCTTGATGCCGATCAAGCTCGCGCCCGGCCGGCTCCCGAACAATCGCTACGGTCTATCTAAGAGAGTGCTTTCATGAGTGCCACAACGTCTGCAACGGCCCGTTCGGTCGTGAACTACAACGACAAAGTCGTGCGCCAGTTCACGATCGCGTCGGTGGTTTGGGGGGTGGTGGGCATGCTCGTCGGCGTGATCATCGCCGCCCAGCTCGCCTGGCCCGAACTCAATTTCGGCATCCCCTGGCTGAGCTACGGCCGCTTGCGTCCGCTGCACACCAATGCCGTGATCTTCGCCTTCGGTGGTTGTGCCCTGTTCGCCACCAGCTTCCACGTCGTGCAGCGCACCTGCCAGGTGTCGCTGATCTCGGACAAGCTGGCCGCCTTCACCTTCTGGGGCTGGCAGGCGGTGATCGTCGCCGCGGCGGTGTCGCTGCCGCTGGGCTACACCAGCGGCAAGGAATACGCCGAACTCGAGTGGCCGATCGACATCCTGATCACGCTGGTGTGGGTGTCTTACGCGATCGTGTTCTTCGGCACCATCGGCAAGCGCCGGGTCAGCCACATCTATGTGGCCAACTGGTTCTTCGGCGGCTTCATCCTGGCGGTGGCGCTGCTGCATCTGGTCAACAGTGCGGCGATCCCGGTCAGCTTCTGGAAGAGCTACTCGGCCTATGCCGGCGTGCAGGACGCGATGGTGCAGTGGTGGTACGGCCACAACGCGGTGGGCTTCTTCCTGACCGCGGGCTTCCTCGGGATGATGTACTACTACATCCCGAAGCAGGCCGAGCGCCCGGTGTATTCGTACCGGCTGTCGATCGTGCACTTCTGGGCGCTGATCTTCACCTACATGTGGGCGGGCCCGCACCACCTGCACTACACCGCGCTGCCCGACTGGGCGCAATCGGTGGGCATGCTGTTCTCGCTGATCCTGCTGGCGCCGAGCTGGGGCGGCATGATCAACGGCATCATGACCTTGTCGGGTGCCTGGCACAAGCTGCGCGATGACCCGATCCTGAAGTTCCTGATCGTCTCGCTGTCGTTCTACGGCATGTCGACCTTCGAGGGTCCGATGATGTCGATCAAGACGGTCAACGCACTGTCGCACTACACCGACTGGACCGTGGGCCACGTGCACGCCGGCGCGCTGGGCTGGGTGGGCTTCATCACGATGGGCTCGCTGTACTACCTGATCCCGCGCATGTTCGGCCAGAAGCGCATGTACAGCGTCAAGGCGATCGAGCTGCACTTCTGGGTCGCGACGCTGGGCGTGGTGTTCTACATCGCCGCGATGTGGATCGCCGGCGTGATGCAGGGGCTGATGTGGCGTGCGGTGAATGCCGACGGCACGCTGGCCTACAGCTTCGTCGAAAGCGTCAAGGCCACCTATCCGTTCTATGTGGTGCGCCTGTTCGGCGGCCTGCTCTACCTGGGCGGCATGCTGATCATGGCCTGGAACACCGTGATGACGGTGCGCGGCCAGCGCACCGAGCAGCCGGCCGAGCTGGCGGTGGCGCCGAGCGCTGCCTGAGCCGCCGCGACTGCGACGCAGTAAAGGAATCAACATGGCTAGCCAACACACACCTTCGGGCGGCTTCTCGCACGAGAAGATCGAGACCAACAACTTCCTGATGATCCTGCTGATCATCCTGGTGGTGTCGGTCGGCGGTCTGGTCGAGATCGTGCCGCTGTTCTTCCAGAAGTCGACCACCGAGGCGGTCACCGGGCTCAAGCCCTACACGCCGCTGCAACTGGCCGGGCGCGACGTCTATATCCGCGAGGGTTGCTACAACTGCCACTCGCAGATGATCCGGCCTTTCCGTGCCGAGACGCTGCGCTATGGCCACTACTCGGTGGCCGGCGAATTCGTCTACGACCACCCGTTCCAGTGGGGCTCCAAGCGCACCGGGCCCGACCTGCACCGCGTCGGCGGGCGCTACAGCGACGAGTGGCACCGCATCCACCTGATCAACCCGCGCGACCTGGTGCCCGAGTCGAACATGCCCGCCTACCCGTGGCTGGCGACCAACCTGGTCGATCCGCAAGGCGTGGCGCCCAAGCTGAAGGCGCTGCGGACCGTGGGGGTGCCGTACACCGATGCCGAGATCGCCGGCGCCGAGGCGGCCGTCAAGGGCAAGACCGAGCTGGACGCCGTGATCGCCTATCTGCAGGTGCTCGGCACCGCGCTGAAGTGAGTTGAGGAGATCGAGATGAGTTTCGACGTCAACGACCTGCGTTCCATCGTCACGCTGATCTCGCTGGCCGTGTTCGCCGGCATCTGCGTGTGGGCCTATGCGCGCCGCAACCAACCCGTTTTCGACGAAGCCGCCCGGCTGCCGTTCGACGGCGAGTGAGTGAGCGGTGCTCCGGAGTAATCGTTCATGAGCGACTTTTTCAACAACGGATGGTCGGTCTACATCGCGGTGGTGACCATTGCCGGCGTGCTCGCCTGTCTGGCGCTGCTGATCATCGCCAGCCGCCGCAAGGTGATGGCCGACGACAACACCACCGGCCACGTCTGGGATGAAGACCTGCGCGAGCTGAACAACCCGCTGCCGCGCTGGTGGATGGTGCTGTTCGTGCTGACCGTGGTGTTCTCGCTGGGCTATCTGGCCCTCTACCCGGGCCTCGGCAGCTACCAGGGCACGCTGGGCTGGAGCCAGGAGAGCCAGTACCAGGCTGAAGTGGCGCGTGCCAAGGAGGCATTGGCGCCCCTGTATGCGCAGTTCGACGGCAAGTCGGTCGACCATCTGGCGGCCAACCCGCAGGCGAGGGGCATCGGCGAGCGGCTGTTCGTCAACAACTGCGCGCAGTGCCACGGCTCGGACGCGCGCGGCAGCAAGGGCTTCCCCAACCTGACCGACGCCGACTGGCTGTACGGCGGCTCGCACGAGCAGATCATCGAGACGATCGCCAAGGGCCGGCACGGCAACATGCCGCCGATGGGCGCGGCGGTCGGCACGGGTGAAGAGGTGCGCCAGCTCGCCCACTACGTGCTGAGCCTGTCGGGCAGCCCGCACAACGCGATTGCGGCGCAGATCGGCAAGTCGAAGTTCATGGCGTGTGCCGCGTGCCACGGCATGGACGGTCGGGGCAACACCGCCCTGGGCGCGCCCAACCTGACCGACCGCGTCTGGCTGCATGGCTGGGGTGAACAGGCAATCGTCAACATCATCAACAACGGCAAGTCCAACCAGATGCCGGCCCACGGCGAGAAGCTGACCGAGCCGCAGATCCGCGTGCTGGCCGCTTATGTGTGGGGCCTGTCGAACAAGCCGGCGGCGGCCAGCACCACCACGCTGTCCGCCACCTCCACCGCCGCCGTCGTGAAGTGACGCGGCCCGCCGCGCGAGAAGCACCGTGAACGCAGCCAAGCGCAAGGTCATCCCCATCCGCCCCGTGCCAGCGGCTGCTGCCGCCGACGCGGGCGGGGAGGTGGTGTCGCTGTACGAGAAGCAGAAGAAGATCTACCCGCGATCGGTGTCGGGGTGGTTCATGCGCTGGCGCTGGGCGCTGGTGTGGTTCACACAGCTGCTGTTCTACGGGCTGCCGTGGCTGGAATGGAACGGTCGGCAGGCGGTGCTGTTCGACCTCGAGTCGCGCCGCTTCTACATCTTCAACCTGGTCCTGTATCCGCAGGACTTCATTTACTTGACGGCGCTGCTGGTGATCTCGGCGCTGGGCCTGTTTTTCTTCACCGCCGTCGCCGGCCGTTTGTGGTGCGGTTATGCCTGCCCGCAGACGGTCTACACCGAGATCTTCCTGTGGGTGGAGCGGCGCTTCGAAGGCGACCGGGTGGCCCGCATGCGGCTGGACCAGGCCGCTTGGAGCTTCGACAAGCTGTGGCGCAAGGCCGGCAAGCAGTTCACCTGGATCGCGATCGCGCTGTGGACCGGCTTCAGCTTCGTGGGCTATTTCACGCCCATCCAGCAGCTGGCGGCGGAAGCCCGCACGCTCGGTTTCGGGCCCTGGGAGTGGTTCTGGGTGCTGTTCTACGGCTTCGCCACGTATGGCAACGCCGGCTACATGCGCGAGCAGGTCTGCAAGTACATGTGCCCGTATGCGCGCTTCCAGAGCGCGATGTTCGACCGTGACACGCTGATCATCAGCTACGACACGCAGCGTGGCGAGGCCCGCGGCTCGCGCAGCCGCAAGGCCGACCCGCGCCAGCTGGGGCTGGGCGATTGCATCGACTGCACCTTGTGCGTGCAGGTGTGCCCGACCGGCATCGACATCCGCAATGGCCTGCAGCACGACTGCATCGGCTGCGCCGCCTGCATCGACGTGTGCGACGGCGTGATGGACAAGATGGGGTATGAGCGCGGCCTGATCCGTTACTCGACGCAGAACGGGATCGACCAGCGTTTGAGCCGTGCCGCGATGTGGAAGCGGGTGTTGCGCCCGCGGGTGCTGGTGTATGGCGCCATTCTGACGGCGGTGAGCATTGCCTTTGTCGCCAGCGTGGTGTGGCGCTCGCCGTTCAAGGTCGACGTGATCCGCGACCGGGGCAGCCTGGCGCGCATCGTCGACGACGGCCGCATCGAGAACGTCTATCGCCTGCAGATCATGAACGGCACCGAGGCGACACAGCGTTACCGCATCGCGGTGACGGGGCTGCCCGGCTTGAGCGTGGCGTCCGAGCCGACCGTCGAGATCGGCCCGGCGGAGGCGCGCTGGGCCGCGGTGCGCGTGCAGTTGCCGGCCGAGGCCGGTGTCGAACTGCAGGGCCGTTCCAGTCCCATCGAATTCGTGATCGAGCGCACGGGCGACACCGGCATGCCGGCCAGCACCGTGACCGAGAAGTCGACATTTTTGGTGCCGCGCTGACGCACGGCATCCGAGGAGCCCGAGATGAAAACCAACCTTGCGACCGCCAGCGTCGTGCCTGCGTCCACCTCCTGGTGGCGCGAACCGATGATGTGGCTGGTGGTGGGCGGTCCTACCGCGGTGGTACTGGCCGGTGTGGCCACCATCGTGCTGGCCGTGACGCGGCCCGACCCGGTGCTGACCGAGGACTACTACCGCCGCGGGCTGGAAATCAACAAAACGCTGCAGTTGCAGCGCGACGCCCAGGCCGCCGCCGCGGCGGTGCCGGAGGCTTTGCGGCCGGCGATGCAGGCGCGCAACCACGCCGCCACGCCCAGCCCTGACGGGCAACAGGGCCGCTGAGCGCGGGAGGGGCGATGAGACAACGCCTGATGTGGATCGCCTGGCCGGCGTTTCTGGTGGCTGGCGTGACCGAGATGCTGGTGTTTGCCGTGGTCGACCCGGACGACCTGCGGGGGCTGGGTGGGGAGTCGCTGGCGCTGTCGCGCTCGGCGATCTACACGCTGGCTTTTTTCGCGTTCTGGGCGCTGTGCGCGCTGTCGAGCGCGTTGACCACGTTGTTGTCGGCGTCGCCGTTTGAAACGCAGCGCTGCCCGATGCCGCCGGACGCTCGTCCGCGCGAGTGCGTCAAGGAAGGGCCGGCGGCGCGCTGACGCCGGTTGTCGCCGGCAGCCGCGGCGCATGCAGGCGTCAGCGGTTTTTTTGAAGCGGGACGAGGGAAGAGGGCGACGCGCCCGGCACCCACGCGGTGCGGGGCCACCCTCGGGAAGGAAACGCGCTGAGGCGTGAGGGCTGAAGGCCGAGCGCTAGGTGCGCCCAGGCCCCGACGTTGCCCGAGGGATACCGCCTCAGCAGGCGCTGCTGCTGTTGAGCAGGGCGTGCAGGGCGTCCAGGTCGAGCACCCGGATGTGCCGCTGCTTGACTTCCAGCACGCCGTCTTCCTGGAACTTCGAGAAGGTGCGGCTGACGGTCTCGAGCTTGAGGCCGAGGTAGCTGCCGATTTCTTCGCGTGTCATGCGCAGCACCAGCGACGTCGGCGAAAAGCCGCGCGCGGCCAGGCGCTGCGTCAGGTTCAGC from Caldimonas brevitalea encodes the following:
- a CDS encoding cbb3-type cytochrome oxidase subunit 3; amino-acid sequence: MSFDVNDLRSIVTLISLAVFAGICVWAYARRNQPVFDEAARLPFDGE
- the ccoN gene encoding cytochrome-c oxidase, cbb3-type subunit I; its protein translation is MSATTSATARSVVNYNDKVVRQFTIASVVWGVVGMLVGVIIAAQLAWPELNFGIPWLSYGRLRPLHTNAVIFAFGGCALFATSFHVVQRTCQVSLISDKLAAFTFWGWQAVIVAAAVSLPLGYTSGKEYAELEWPIDILITLVWVSYAIVFFGTIGKRRVSHIYVANWFFGGFILAVALLHLVNSAAIPVSFWKSYSAYAGVQDAMVQWWYGHNAVGFFLTAGFLGMMYYYIPKQAERPVYSYRLSIVHFWALIFTYMWAGPHHLHYTALPDWAQSVGMLFSLILLAPSWGGMINGIMTLSGAWHKLRDDPILKFLIVSLSFYGMSTFEGPMMSIKTVNALSHYTDWTVGHVHAGALGWVGFITMGSLYYLIPRMFGQKRMYSVKAIELHFWVATLGVVFYIAAMWIAGVMQGLMWRAVNADGTLAYSFVESVKATYPFYVVRLFGGLLYLGGMLIMAWNTVMTVRGQRTEQPAELAVAPSAA
- the ccoO gene encoding cytochrome-c oxidase, cbb3-type subunit II — protein: MASQHTPSGGFSHEKIETNNFLMILLIILVVSVGGLVEIVPLFFQKSTTEAVTGLKPYTPLQLAGRDVYIREGCYNCHSQMIRPFRAETLRYGHYSVAGEFVYDHPFQWGSKRTGPDLHRVGGRYSDEWHRIHLINPRDLVPESNMPAYPWLATNLVDPQGVAPKLKALRTVGVPYTDAEIAGAEAAVKGKTELDAVIAYLQVLGTALK
- the ccoG gene encoding cytochrome c oxidase accessory protein CcoG, which produces MNAAKRKVIPIRPVPAAAAADAGGEVVSLYEKQKKIYPRSVSGWFMRWRWALVWFTQLLFYGLPWLEWNGRQAVLFDLESRRFYIFNLVLYPQDFIYLTALLVISALGLFFFTAVAGRLWCGYACPQTVYTEIFLWVERRFEGDRVARMRLDQAAWSFDKLWRKAGKQFTWIAIALWTGFSFVGYFTPIQQLAAEARTLGFGPWEWFWVLFYGFATYGNAGYMREQVCKYMCPYARFQSAMFDRDTLIISYDTQRGEARGSRSRKADPRQLGLGDCIDCTLCVQVCPTGIDIRNGLQHDCIGCAACIDVCDGVMDKMGYERGLIRYSTQNGIDQRLSRAAMWKRVLRPRVLVYGAILTAVSIAFVASVVWRSPFKVDVIRDRGSLARIVDDGRIENVYRLQIMNGTEATQRYRIAVTGLPGLSVASEPTVEIGPAEARWAAVRVQLPAEAGVELQGRSSPIEFVIERTGDTGMPASTVTEKSTFLVPR
- a CDS encoding FixH family protein, whose amino-acid sequence is MKTNLATASVVPASTSWWREPMMWLVVGGPTAVVLAGVATIVLAVTRPDPVLTEDYYRRGLEINKTLQLQRDAQAAAAAVPEALRPAMQARNHAATPSPDGQQGR
- the ccoP gene encoding cytochrome-c oxidase, cbb3-type subunit III; translation: MSDFFNNGWSVYIAVVTIAGVLACLALLIIASRRKVMADDNTTGHVWDEDLRELNNPLPRWWMVLFVLTVVFSLGYLALYPGLGSYQGTLGWSQESQYQAEVARAKEALAPLYAQFDGKSVDHLAANPQARGIGERLFVNNCAQCHGSDARGSKGFPNLTDADWLYGGSHEQIIETIAKGRHGNMPPMGAAVGTGEEVRQLAHYVLSLSGSPHNAIAAQIGKSKFMACAACHGMDGRGNTALGAPNLTDRVWLHGWGEQAIVNIINNGKSNQMPAHGEKLTEPQIRVLAAYVWGLSNKPAAASTTTLSATSTAAVVK